GCTACGCTAATAATTACAAGATGAGGAACCACCATGAACGTCAAGATTTCCCACACTGCCAGTGTCCAGAAGTTTCTCGAAGAGGCCAGCGGCCTGCTCAATGACGCCGGCGATCCGCGGGTCAAGGCGCTGGTTTATCGCATCCTGCGCGATTCGGTGAACATCATCGAAGACCTGGCCGTGACCCCGGAAGAATTCTGGAAAGCCGTCAACTACCTCAACGTGCTGGGCGCGCGGCAGGAGGCCGGTCTGTTGGTGGCCGGGCTTGGTCTTGAGCATTACCTCGACCTGCTGATGGACGCCGAAGACGAGCAGGCCGGCAAATCCGGCGGCACCCCGCGGACCATCGAAGGGCCGCTGTATGTGGCCGGCGCACCGCTGTCGAACTTCGAAGCGCGGCTGGACGATGGCGTCGATCCGGGCGTCGTTTTGTTCATGCAAGGTCAGGTGCTCAACACCGCTGGCGAACCGCTGGCCGGGGCGGTAGTGGATGTCTGGCACGCCAATACCGGCGGCACCTATTCGTATTTCGACACCGCCCAGTCCGAGTTCAACCTGCGTCGCAGGATTGTCACCGATGCCGAGGGTCGCTACCGCTTCCGTAGCATCGTGCCGTCGGGCTACGGTTGCCCGCCGGACGGTCCAACCCAGCAATTGCTCGATCAACTGGGCCGTCATGGCCAGCGGCCGGCACACATTCACTTCTTCATTTCGGCGCCGGATCATCGTCACCTGACCACCCAGATCAACCTCGATGGCGATCAGTACCTGCATGACGATTTCGCCTACGCCACCCGTGACGAACTGATCGCCAAAATCACTTTCAGTGACGATCCGCAGCGTGCGGCGGCTCATGGTGTCAGCGGTCGTTTTGCCGAAATCGATTTCGATTTCACCCTGCAGTCGTCCGCTCAGCCAGAGGAGCAGCAACGCCACGAACGGGTTCGCGCGCTCGAGGACTGATACCCTCGACCCGCCGAACCGGGCCGCGAGATAACCGACCGTTTATCTCGTGGCCTTCTGTGTTTCGGCCAGAGCACCGAGTGTCCTGTCTCACAAATACTGTTCCTTTTTGACGGCGTCTGTTGCCGTCATGCTGCGTTACCGCTCCTCGCCATAGCTGGCTATGACTCGTCGCGGTGCCTTGCCTGACGACAACAGCCACTCGTCAAAAGAGGAACGTATTTGTGAGACAGGACACTACAATGGCGGCGCCACTGATAACAACAATGAGAGTGATCCGATGATGCAAGCGCAATTGTTGAGTCATCGCAGCAGAGTCTTCGACCATGCCGACCCGTACGAGGTATCTGGCTACGTCAATCAGCACGTCGGCAACCATTGCCTGCAGATGCCCAGGGTCGGTCGACCGCTGGCCAGCCTCGATCATCGCAAGTTTGCCAGCCTCGATCTGTGCCGCATCAGTTACGGCGCCAGCGTGCGGGTCACCTCAGGCGCGCTGGACAGCATCTATCACTTGCAGGTGCTGCTGCGCGGCAACTGCCTGTGGCGCGGCCATGGTCAGGAACATTACTTTGCGCCTGGCGAGTTGCTGCTGATCAACCCGGACGATCCGGTGGATCTGACCTATTCCAGTGATTGCGAAAAATTCATCCTGAAAGTTCCCACCCGGCTGTTGGAGTCGGTGTGCGAGGAGCAGCGCTGGCGGTATCCGGGGCAGGGCGTGCGGTTTCTGGAGAACCGTTATCAGCTCAATGAGCTGGAAGGTTTCGTCGGTCTGCTGGCGATGATTTGCCAGGAGGCGGAAGCCGCCGAGCCGATTCCCCGGGTGCAGGAGCACTATGCGCAAATCGTTGTCAGCAAAATGCTCGGCCTGATGAAGACCAACGTCATGCGCACCGATCCCGGCTCAGCCTCGGCGACGTTCGAGGCGCTGGTCGATTACATCGCGTGCAACCTCAAGCAGGACATCGACAGCGAAGAACTGGCGCGCCAGGCGCGGATGAGCCTGCGTTCGCTGTATGGCTTGTTCGAACGCAACGCGGGGGACACGCCGAAAAACTACATCCGGCAGAAAAAGCTCGAACGCATTCACGCCAACCTGAGCGACCCGACCTGCAACGTGCGCAACGTCACGGAAGTGGCCATGGATTATGGCTTTTTGCACCTGGGCCGGTTCTCCGACAGCTACCGCAAACAGTTCGGCGAATTGCCGTCGGACACCCTCAAGCGCCGGCACTGACCACACAGGCGCCGCCCACCGTTATTTGATCGTTCCCACGCTCCCGCGTGGGAATGCCTCAACGGACGCTCTGCGTTCGGCTCTGGAAGGGACGCGGAGCGTCCCGGGCTGCATTCCCACGCAGAGCGTGGGAACGATCATCACTCTGCACAAAACGGATACAGGTCTGCACCCCGCGGATAGTCCACCCCGTCCCCTCGTCCTAGCATGGCCCTGCCTGAATAAAAACAATGGAGGCGGCGGCCATGACCCTGCGACCCGAATACCTTCACTCCCTGCTTGAAGAAGACCCTGAGCAGGGCATCTATCGCTGCAAGCGCGAGATGTTCACCGATCCGCGGCTGTTCGACCTCGAGATGGAACACATCTTTGAAGGCAACTGGCTGTACCTTGCGCATGAAAGCCAGATCCCCAACAACAACGATTTCTACACCACCACCATGGGGCGCCAGTCGATCTTCATCGCGCGCAACAAGGACGGTGAGTTGAACGCCTTTATCAATGCGTGCAGCCACCGCGGGGCGATGCTCTGCCGGCACAAGACCGGCAACAAGAGCTCCTACACCTGCCCATTCCACGGCTGGACCTTCAACAACTCCGGCAAGTTGCTCAAGGTCAAGGACCCGGCGGCGGCCGGTTACCCGGCGAGCTTCAATTGCGAAGGCTCCCACGACCTGACCAAAGTCGCGCGTTTCGAATCCTATCGCGGCTTCCTGTTCGGCAGCCTCAAGGCCGACGTGGTGCCGTTGGTGGAGCACCTGGGCGAGTCGGCGAAGATCATCGACATGATCGTCGACCAGTCCGCCGATGGCCTGGAAGTGCTGCGCGGTTCCTCCAGCTACATCTACGAAGGTAACTGGAAACTCACCGCCGAAAACGGTGCCGACGGCTATCACGTCAGCTCCGTGCACTGGAACTACGCCGCAACCCAGAACCAGCGCAAACAGCGCGAAGCCGGCGATTGCAATCCGACCATGAGCGCCGGCACCTGGGCCAAGCAGGGCGGTGGTTTCTATTCCTTCGACAAGGGCCACATGCTGCTCTGGACCCGTTGGTCCAACCCCGAGGACCGTCCGCTGTATGAGCGTCGCGACGAGTTGGCCCGGGACTTCGGCCAGGCCCGCGCCGACTGGATGATCGAGAACTCGCGCAACCTGTGCCTGTACCCGAACGTGTACCTGATGGATCAGTTCAGCTCGCAGATTCGCATCGCCCGGCCGATCTCGGTCAACCGCACCGAAATCACCATTTACTGCATCGCCCCCAAAGGCGAAAGCGACCACGCCCGTTCTAGCCGGATTCGTCAGTACGAGGATTTCTTCAACGTCAGCGGCATGGCGACCCCGGACGATCTGGAAGAGTTTCGCTCCTGCCAGACGGGTTACCAGGGCAGCGTCACCGCCTGGAACGACATGTCCCGTGGCGCCGAGCACTGGGTGGAAGGCGCCGATGACGCGGCCAAGGAGATCGACCTGCATCCGCTGCTCAGCGGCGTGCGCACCGAAGACGAAGGCTTGTTCGTGCTGCAACACAAATATTGGCAGCAGACCATGCTCAAGGCCCTGGCTGCCGAACAGTCCGAACTGATTGCAGTGGAGGCCGTGTAATGACTATCACCTATGACGCGGTACGCGATTTCCTCTATCGCGAAGCACGCTACCTCGACGACAAGCAATGGGACGACTGGCTGGAGTTGTACGCGCCGGACGCAACCTTCTGGATGCCGTCCTGGGACGACAACGACGAGCTGACTGAAGACCCGCAGCGGGAAATTTCGCTGATCTGGTACGGCAACCGCACCGGCCTGGAAGACCGCATCTTCCGCATCAAGACCGAGCGTTCCAGCGCCAGCGTGCCGGACACCCGCACCTCGCACAACCTCAGCAATATCGAGCTGATCGAACAGGCCGACGGGCTGTGCAAGGTGCGCTTCAACTGGCACACCCTGAGCTTTCGCTACAAGACCGTCGACAGCTATTTCGGCAGCAGTTTCTACACCCTCGATGTGCGCGGTGAAAATACGCGGATCTTGGCCAAGAAAGTGATCCTGAAGAACGATTACGTTCGCCAGGTGATCGATGTTTACCACCTCTGAGGCGGCCGTCATGACTCATTCCATTGCGTTCAATTTTGAAGACGGCGTCACCCGATTCATCGACGCCAATGCTGGGGAAACCGTGGCCGATGCTGCGTATCGCCAGGGCATCAATATTCCCCTGGACTGCCGCGACGGCGCCTGCGGCACCTGCAAATGCTTCGCCGAGGCCGGCCGCTATGACTTGGGCGAGGACTACATTGAAGACGCCCTCAGCGCCGACGAAGCGCAGCAGGGTTTTGTCCTGACCTGCCAGATGCGTGCGCAGAGCGATTGCGTGGTGCGGGTGCCGGTTTCATCGGATGTCTGCCGTACGCGTCAGGCCAGTTATGACGCGACCATCAGCGCCGTGCGCCAGTTGTCCGACAGCACCATTGCGCTGTCGATCAAAGGCGAGGCCCTGAGCAAACTGGCGTTTCTGCCGGGGCAGTATGTGAACCTCGGGGTTCCCGGCAGCGAGCAGACCCGCGCTTACTCGTTCAGCTCGTTGCAGCGGGACGGTGAGGTGAGTTTTCTGATTCGCAACGTGCCCGGCGGCTTGATGAGCAGCTTCCTGACCGGCATGGCCAAGGCGGGCGACAGTATGAGCCTGGCCGGGCCTTTGGGCAGCTTTTACCTGCGCGACATTCGCCGTCCATTGTTGCTGCTGGCCGGTGGCACCGGACTGGCGCCGTTTACCGCGATGCTGGAAAGAATCGCCGAACAGGGCAGCGAGCATCCGCTGCATTTGATCTATGGCGTGACCAACGATTTCGACCTGGTGGAACTCGATCGGCTTGAAGTTTTCGCAGCGCGCATTCCGAACTTCAGCTTCAGCGCCTGCGTGGCCAATCCCGACAGTCGGCACCCGCTCAAGGGCTACGTGACCCAACACATCGAACCACGGCATTTGAACGATGGCGACGTCGACGTTTACCTGTGCGGCCCGCCGCCGATGGTCGAGGCGGTCAGCCAGTTCATCCGCGAGCAAGGCATTGCGCCGGTGAACTTCTACTACGAAAAATTTGCCGCCAGCGCGGCCTGAACCGCGATGAAAATCCTGTGGGAGTGTGGCTTGCCCGCGAAGAATGCACCGCGGTTTGTCAGGCATTTACGCGTCATCGTTCTTCGCGGGCAAGCCACGCTCCCACAGGTTCTCTCACAGGACTACCAGACCGGCATCCGTCGTCACGAGGTACACATGAACAGATTCCACAAAAAAGTCGCGCTGATCACCGGCGCTGCCCAGGGCATCGGCCGGCGTGTGGCTGAACGCATGGCCGCCGAAGGTGCGCGGTTGATTCTGGTCGACCGCTCCGATCTGGTGTTCGAACTCCAGAAGGAATTGGGTCAGAGCAGCCAGGTGCTCGCCCTGACCGCCGACCTTGAGCAATACAGCGAATGCAGCCGTGTGATGCGTACCGCTGTCGAGCGTTTTGATCGCCTCGATGTGCTGGTCAACAACGTTGGCGGCACGATCTGGGCCAAGCCTTTCGAGCACTATGAAGAGGCGCAGATCGAGGCCGAAGTCCGCCGCTCATTGTTCCCGACATTATGGTGCTGCCATGCCGCGCTGCCGTTCATGCTCGAACAAGGCAGCGGCGCCATCGTCAACGTTTCGTCCATTGCGACCCGCAGCGTCAATCGCGTGCCGTACGGTGCGGCGAAGGGCGGGGTCAATGCGCTGACCGCTTGTCTGGCATTCGAAACCGCCGGTCGTGGCGTGCGGGTCAATGCGACTGCCCCCGGTGGCACCGAGGCGCCGCCACGGCTTATCCCGCGCAACACCGCGCAGCAAACGGCTCAGGAAAAACTCTGGTATCAGCAGATTGTCGACCAGACCCTCGACAGCAGTTTGATGAAGCGCTATGGCACGCTGGATGAGCAGGCAAGCGCTATCCTGTTTCTGGCCAGCGATGAAGCCTCCTACATCACCGGCATGATCATGCCGGTCGGTGGCGGTGATCTGGGCTGACCTTTCAGGGGGGACGTCGGCTGCGATGAGCTACAAGCGACGCTGAAACGCTTTGACGATTCTGAGCGTGGCGTCGCTTGTGTTCAGGTTCTGGACGGCGTCCAGCGGGTACCAGATGCAGTCGCAGATTTCATTCTGCGGCCGCGCCTCGGCCACGTTTATGACCGATGCCTCGTAGACATGATGCCGGGTGCTGATCGTTTCCAGCTCCATCAAGTACAGCAGGCCGTCGACTCCAAGTCCGGTCTCTTCATAGAGCTCTCTTATGGCCGCGCCCGCGATGGTTTCGCCACGCTCGATTTTTCCGCCCGGCAGGGTCCAGCGCCCCCTGGGTTTGCGCACCAGGAGAATATGCCGGTCCTGCTCGCAAATGACGGTTGCACGTACTTTCATGGGTTACCCGACTGCTGTATGTCACAAAACAGTCATAAAAATGCAATATTCAGACCGAAACCCGCAGAACTGTCTGCTTCAAGGGTTGGAGTCGACAGGGCGGCTGAAAGTGCAATGAAATGCCGGAATCCTGACACGACGTCTGGTTGGCACTTCGGTGAAGGTCGGGTGTAAGGTAGTTGAGTTGATCCAGGACTATCACTGCCGAAATGGAGGTGACTATGAGCGTTCCGATGCTGACTAAAATGCACATGAATGGCTATGACGTACTCAGCGTGAACAACGGCCCCTGGCGGGTGTGCACCAAAGGTGACCGGCTGGGAGCCTTTGGCAGCAGAGAGGAAGCACTGGCCTATGCGGCTTCGCTTCCCGCCTACAGAGCCCGGTCGGGTAAAGCGTCGCGTAGCCACAAATCAGAAAGCCAGAAATCAGACAAATAGTGCCCTTGAAGCCCCGGTACGCCGGGGCTTTTAATTGCTGTCAGGCGTGGAGATCAGTAACCGCCGCCACCCATCCCGCCCGTGGAGGGGGAATACTCTCTGGCTTTTTGTTGGGCACGACTCCATTGCGCGCAGGTCATGAAACTTTTGTGGTCGACCTTGCCCTGGCTGTCGAAACTGACGTTATACGGCTGCTGATGGCCGGCCTGGGTCAGCTTGTAGTCAA
This genomic stretch from Pseudomonas wuhanensis harbors:
- the catA gene encoding catechol 1,2-dioxygenase, which translates into the protein MNVKISHTASVQKFLEEASGLLNDAGDPRVKALVYRILRDSVNIIEDLAVTPEEFWKAVNYLNVLGARQEAGLLVAGLGLEHYLDLLMDAEDEQAGKSGGTPRTIEGPLYVAGAPLSNFEARLDDGVDPGVVLFMQGQVLNTAGEPLAGAVVDVWHANTGGTYSYFDTAQSEFNLRRRIVTDAEGRYRFRSIVPSGYGCPPDGPTQQLLDQLGRHGQRPAHIHFFISAPDHRHLTTQINLDGDQYLHDDFAYATRDELIAKITFSDDPQRAAAHGVSGRFAEIDFDFTLQSSAQPEEQQRHERVRALED
- a CDS encoding AraC family transcriptional regulator, producing MMQAQLLSHRSRVFDHADPYEVSGYVNQHVGNHCLQMPRVGRPLASLDHRKFASLDLCRISYGASVRVTSGALDSIYHLQVLLRGNCLWRGHGQEHYFAPGELLLINPDDPVDLTYSSDCEKFILKVPTRLLESVCEEQRWRYPGQGVRFLENRYQLNELEGFVGLLAMICQEAEAAEPIPRVQEHYAQIVVSKMLGLMKTNVMRTDPGSASATFEALVDYIACNLKQDIDSEELARQARMSLRSLYGLFERNAGDTPKNYIRQKKLERIHANLSDPTCNVRNVTEVAMDYGFLHLGRFSDSYRKQFGELPSDTLKRRH
- the benA gene encoding benzoate 1,2-dioxygenase large subunit, producing MTLRPEYLHSLLEEDPEQGIYRCKREMFTDPRLFDLEMEHIFEGNWLYLAHESQIPNNNDFYTTTMGRQSIFIARNKDGELNAFINACSHRGAMLCRHKTGNKSSYTCPFHGWTFNNSGKLLKVKDPAAAGYPASFNCEGSHDLTKVARFESYRGFLFGSLKADVVPLVEHLGESAKIIDMIVDQSADGLEVLRGSSSYIYEGNWKLTAENGADGYHVSSVHWNYAATQNQRKQREAGDCNPTMSAGTWAKQGGGFYSFDKGHMLLWTRWSNPEDRPLYERRDELARDFGQARADWMIENSRNLCLYPNVYLMDQFSSQIRIARPISVNRTEITIYCIAPKGESDHARSSRIRQYEDFFNVSGMATPDDLEEFRSCQTGYQGSVTAWNDMSRGAEHWVEGADDAAKEIDLHPLLSGVRTEDEGLFVLQHKYWQQTMLKALAAEQSELIAVEAV
- the benB gene encoding benzoate 1,2-dioxygenase small subunit, which translates into the protein MTITYDAVRDFLYREARYLDDKQWDDWLELYAPDATFWMPSWDDNDELTEDPQREISLIWYGNRTGLEDRIFRIKTERSSASVPDTRTSHNLSNIELIEQADGLCKVRFNWHTLSFRYKTVDSYFGSSFYTLDVRGENTRILAKKVILKNDYVRQVIDVYHL
- the benC gene encoding benzoate 1,2-dioxygenase electron transfer component BenC, which produces MTHSIAFNFEDGVTRFIDANAGETVADAAYRQGINIPLDCRDGACGTCKCFAEAGRYDLGEDYIEDALSADEAQQGFVLTCQMRAQSDCVVRVPVSSDVCRTRQASYDATISAVRQLSDSTIALSIKGEALSKLAFLPGQYVNLGVPGSEQTRAYSFSSLQRDGEVSFLIRNVPGGLMSSFLTGMAKAGDSMSLAGPLGSFYLRDIRRPLLLLAGGTGLAPFTAMLERIAEQGSEHPLHLIYGVTNDFDLVELDRLEVFAARIPNFSFSACVANPDSRHPLKGYVTQHIEPRHLNDGDVDVYLCGPPPMVEAVSQFIREQGIAPVNFYYEKFAASAA
- a CDS encoding 1,6-dihydroxycyclohexa-2,4-diene-1-carboxylate dehydrogenase produces the protein MNRFHKKVALITGAAQGIGRRVAERMAAEGARLILVDRSDLVFELQKELGQSSQVLALTADLEQYSECSRVMRTAVERFDRLDVLVNNVGGTIWAKPFEHYEEAQIEAEVRRSLFPTLWCCHAALPFMLEQGSGAIVNVSSIATRSVNRVPYGAAKGGVNALTACLAFETAGRGVRVNATAPGGTEAPPRLIPRNTAQQTAQEKLWYQQIVDQTLDSSLMKRYGTLDEQASAILFLASDEASYITGMIMPVGGGDLG
- a CDS encoding NUDIX hydrolase; its protein translation is MKVRATVICEQDRHILLVRKPRGRWTLPGGKIERGETIAGAAIRELYEETGLGVDGLLYLMELETISTRHHVYEASVINVAEARPQNEICDCIWYPLDAVQNLNTSDATLRIVKAFQRRL